From the genome of Labrus bergylta chromosome 12, fLabBer1.1, whole genome shotgun sequence, one region includes:
- the ccdc187 gene encoding coiled-coil domain-containing protein 187 isoform X1 gives MDLEASHSFSSMASSSQTSDMCQCFAVLEDGVLAHNLQEQEIEKYYTTNIQKNKLVQNDIRVAKRLQDEEEEQRMHQSATLRQASRQLEAQDFEYARLIQEEIQRCAQETHRRELYDEEIAKRLQEEEKQRVRSSSRGQEGHSEGSSSDPALPSPHQHTLGFSHQGDEQYSSTTSRWQCSTSHDNVDFTEPLADSPRGLAAQKNTTPWSNQGHTDSFREIRNTLREPLSEESEDSDSVFSEQFSLLSQSLRERLNTAPPRQRASLYQPQERNYRSLCPRRSFTDELRGLEEETGESNDNYSKNSDLERRSSRIWDEERNHRAEYKSHHSGDQDRDTGLVEVRERRCSRSESVRLHDRSRHSSRDLARTWSVRENPDKHVRFRDDSRSSNRQQSESSSVWEMLGQVLLERGVPVKFGGNGAPLQIIPQRRNSQVLHGSEASYSDTQPHQRAFQRAATTRHSFHGDIRERRRSSYRENSGRDQREERDRHHYKVDHDGEASEISSRGSYFDNRERRGSRRMKEHRYDDERERTAYGCEVKRATSQRRHWHSTIEERLSSEEEQEMERRVEWHHSRAPRRSQSLRSSSVASTRERSRNMAAGASQQPDPDETSLDLGELQQVLRDEELARKLQEEEEKLSRRLSHPSPRSSQPAGDFRVAQVAQDEEIARFMQKQEIKSKRRSRELEGPESWREHRAMMSHHDRRAAKDRQVQRERLDSEGLPSPTEDCSPETLPPSPISTLPPTQQVRNIAEELDPTFQSRRLDTESLRVGPTGSVNRTGLAQNETQQTMAGHSDPFPFDAGPTCQPLPVPQPGLRDFLEEPHFIPPTKRQTDKSGRTKPKEKRENCKQQ, from the exons ATGGATCTGGAGGCCTCACATTCATTCTCTTCCATGGCCTCATCCAGCCAAACTTCAGACA TGTGCCAGTGTTTTGCTGTGCTGGAGGATGGAGTGTTGGCACACAACCTGCAGGAACAGGAAA TTGAAAAATACTACACCACCAACATCCAGAAGAACAAACTAGTCCAGAACGACATCCGTGTGGCTAAAAGGCTgcaggacgaggaggaagagcagcGGATGCATCAAAGTGCAACTCTCCGACAGGCCTCCAGACAACT TGAGGCACAAGACTTCGAGTATGCTCGTTTAATTCAGGAGGAGATCCAGCGCTGTGCTCAGGAGACCCACAGGAGAGAGCTCTATGATGAG GAAATAGCTAaacgtctgcaggaggaggagaagcagagagTCAGGAGTAGCAGCAGAGGGCAGGAGGGCCATAGTGAAG GCAGCTCCTCCGATCCTGCTCTGCCTTCCCCTCACCAGCACACACTCGGCTTCTCTCACCAAGGAGACGAGCAGTACTCATCTACCACCAGCAGGTGGCAATGTTCTACCTCTCACGACAATGTAGACTTTACTGAGCCTCTGGCTGACTCCCCCAGGGGGTTAGCagctcagaaaaacacaactccaTGGTCAAATCAAGGACACACAGATTCCTTTAGGGAAATAAGGAATACATTGAGAGAGCCTTTGAGTGAGGAGTCAGAGGACTCAGACTCAGTTTTCTCTGAGCAGTTCTCTCTCTTGTCCCAGAGTCTGAGGGAAAGACTCAACACAGCACCTCCACGACAGCGGGCATCTTTATATCAGCCACAAGAGAGAAACTACAGAAGTCTTTGCCCTCGCAGAAGCTTCACAGATGAGCTCAGAGGCTtggaggaggagacaggagaaTCCAATGATAACTATAGTAAAAATAGTGACCTAGAGAGGAGGAGCTCTAGGATTTGGGACGAGGAAAGAAACCATAGAGCGGAGTATAAGAGTCACCATAGCGGAGATCAGGATAGAGATACGGGGTTAGTTGAGGTAAGAGAAAGGCGATGTAGCCGCAGTGAATCCGTCAGGCTACATGACAGGagcagacacagcagcagagacttGGCAAGAACATGGAGCGTTAGAGAGAACCCTGACAAACATGTCCGCTTTCGGGATGACAGCAGGAGCTCGAACAGGCAGCAGAGTGAGAGCAGCAGCGTCTGGGAGATGCTGGGCCAGGTCCTCTTGGAGAGGGGTGTTCCTGTGAAGTTTGGCGGCAACGGGGCGCCACTTCAAATAATACCTCAAAGACGAAACAGTCAGGTTCTTCACGGGAGCGAGGCCTCCTACAGTGACACCCAACCACATCAGAGAGCCTTCCAGAGAGCTGCCACCACCAGGCACAGTTTCCATGGAGATatcagggagaggaggagatcaTCATACCGAGAGAACAGTGGGAGAgatcagagagaagagagagacaggcaccATTATAAAGTAGACCATGACGGGGAGGCTTCTGAGATTAGTAGTAGAGGTTCCTATTTTGATAACAGAGAAAGGCGAGGCAGTAGAAGGATGAAAGAGCACAGATATGATGATGAGAGGGAGAGGACTGCATATGGCTGTGAGGTCAAAAGGGCAACAAGCCAACGCAGGCATTGGCACAGTACCATAGAAGAAAGGTTAAGctctgaggaggagcaggagatggagaggagagtAGAGTGGCACCACAGCAGAGCCCCAAGGCGTAGCCAGAGTCTCAGGAGCAGCAGCGTGGCCTCTACCAGGGAGAGGTCAAGAAACATGGCAGCAG GAGCGTCACAGCAACCCGATCCAGACGAGACAAGCCTGGACCTGGGGGAGCTGCAGCAGGTACTGAGGGATGAAGAATTGGCAAGAAaactgcaggaggaggaagaaaagctGTCGAGGAGG CTCTCCCATCCTTCTCCACGAagttctcagccagcgggagaCTTCAGAGTGGCACAAGTAGCTCAGGATGAG GAAATTGCACGTTTTATGCAGAAGCAGGAAATCAAGTCGAAGCGTAGATCTCGTGAGCTAGAAGGACCTGAATCATGGCGCGAGCACAGAGCCATGATGAGTCATCACGACAGAAGAGCTGcgaaagacagacag GTCCAGCGAGAGAGGCTTGACTCAGAGGGACTTCCCTCCCCCACAGAGGACTGTTCCCCAGAGACCCTGCCACCCAGCCCCATCTCCACTCTACC ACCGACCCAGCAGGTCAGAAACATCGCAGAGGAGCTGGACCCGACCTTCCAGTCCAGGAGGCTCGACACAGAGAGCCTCAGAGTGGGGCCAACAGGTTCTGTAAACAGGACGGGTCTCGCTCAGAATGAAACTCAGCAAACAATGGCTGGACACTCAGACCCTTTTCCCTTCGATGCAGGTCCAACCTGTCAGCCACTTCCTGTGCCGCAGCCCGGCCTGCGTGACTTCCTCGAGGAGCCACATTTCATCCCTCCAACAAAACGGCAAACGGACAAATCAGGACGCACTAAACCCAAAGAGAAGAGGGAAAACTGCAAGCAGCAATAA
- the ccdc187 gene encoding coiled-coil domain-containing protein 187 isoform X2 produces MAELEIDQTNLPRVEEVCQCFAVLEDGVLAHNLQEQEIEKYYTTNIQKNKLVQNDIRVAKRLQDEEEEQRMHQSATLRQASRQLEAQDFEYARLIQEEIQRCAQETHRRELYDEEIAKRLQEEEKQRVRSSSRGQEGHSEGSSSDPALPSPHQHTLGFSHQGDEQYSSTTSRWQCSTSHDNVDFTEPLADSPRGLAAQKNTTPWSNQGHTDSFREIRNTLREPLSEESEDSDSVFSEQFSLLSQSLRERLNTAPPRQRASLYQPQERNYRSLCPRRSFTDELRGLEEETGESNDNYSKNSDLERRSSRIWDEERNHRAEYKSHHSGDQDRDTGLVEVRERRCSRSESVRLHDRSRHSSRDLARTWSVRENPDKHVRFRDDSRSSNRQQSESSSVWEMLGQVLLERGVPVKFGGNGAPLQIIPQRRNSQVLHGSEASYSDTQPHQRAFQRAATTRHSFHGDIRERRRSSYRENSGRDQREERDRHHYKVDHDGEASEISSRGSYFDNRERRGSRRMKEHRYDDERERTAYGCEVKRATSQRRHWHSTIEERLSSEEEQEMERRVEWHHSRAPRRSQSLRSSSVASTRERSRNMAAGASQQPDPDETSLDLGELQQVLRDEELARKLQEEEEKLSRRLSHPSPRSSQPAGDFRVAQVAQDEEIARFMQKQEIKSKRRSRELEGPESWREHRAMMSHHDRRAAKDRQVQRERLDSEGLPSPTEDCSPETLPPSPISTLPPTQQVRNIAEELDPTFQSRRLDTESLRVGPTGSVNRTGLAQNETQQTMAGHSDPFPFDAGPTCQPLPVPQPGLRDFLEEPHFIPPTKRQTDKSGRTKPKEKRENCKQQ; encoded by the exons ATGGCAGAGCTGGAAATTGACCAGACAAACCTTCCACGTGTCGAAGAAG TGTGCCAGTGTTTTGCTGTGCTGGAGGATGGAGTGTTGGCACACAACCTGCAGGAACAGGAAA TTGAAAAATACTACACCACCAACATCCAGAAGAACAAACTAGTCCAGAACGACATCCGTGTGGCTAAAAGGCTgcaggacgaggaggaagagcagcGGATGCATCAAAGTGCAACTCTCCGACAGGCCTCCAGACAACT TGAGGCACAAGACTTCGAGTATGCTCGTTTAATTCAGGAGGAGATCCAGCGCTGTGCTCAGGAGACCCACAGGAGAGAGCTCTATGATGAG GAAATAGCTAaacgtctgcaggaggaggagaagcagagagTCAGGAGTAGCAGCAGAGGGCAGGAGGGCCATAGTGAAG GCAGCTCCTCCGATCCTGCTCTGCCTTCCCCTCACCAGCACACACTCGGCTTCTCTCACCAAGGAGACGAGCAGTACTCATCTACCACCAGCAGGTGGCAATGTTCTACCTCTCACGACAATGTAGACTTTACTGAGCCTCTGGCTGACTCCCCCAGGGGGTTAGCagctcagaaaaacacaactccaTGGTCAAATCAAGGACACACAGATTCCTTTAGGGAAATAAGGAATACATTGAGAGAGCCTTTGAGTGAGGAGTCAGAGGACTCAGACTCAGTTTTCTCTGAGCAGTTCTCTCTCTTGTCCCAGAGTCTGAGGGAAAGACTCAACACAGCACCTCCACGACAGCGGGCATCTTTATATCAGCCACAAGAGAGAAACTACAGAAGTCTTTGCCCTCGCAGAAGCTTCACAGATGAGCTCAGAGGCTtggaggaggagacaggagaaTCCAATGATAACTATAGTAAAAATAGTGACCTAGAGAGGAGGAGCTCTAGGATTTGGGACGAGGAAAGAAACCATAGAGCGGAGTATAAGAGTCACCATAGCGGAGATCAGGATAGAGATACGGGGTTAGTTGAGGTAAGAGAAAGGCGATGTAGCCGCAGTGAATCCGTCAGGCTACATGACAGGagcagacacagcagcagagacttGGCAAGAACATGGAGCGTTAGAGAGAACCCTGACAAACATGTCCGCTTTCGGGATGACAGCAGGAGCTCGAACAGGCAGCAGAGTGAGAGCAGCAGCGTCTGGGAGATGCTGGGCCAGGTCCTCTTGGAGAGGGGTGTTCCTGTGAAGTTTGGCGGCAACGGGGCGCCACTTCAAATAATACCTCAAAGACGAAACAGTCAGGTTCTTCACGGGAGCGAGGCCTCCTACAGTGACACCCAACCACATCAGAGAGCCTTCCAGAGAGCTGCCACCACCAGGCACAGTTTCCATGGAGATatcagggagaggaggagatcaTCATACCGAGAGAACAGTGGGAGAgatcagagagaagagagagacaggcaccATTATAAAGTAGACCATGACGGGGAGGCTTCTGAGATTAGTAGTAGAGGTTCCTATTTTGATAACAGAGAAAGGCGAGGCAGTAGAAGGATGAAAGAGCACAGATATGATGATGAGAGGGAGAGGACTGCATATGGCTGTGAGGTCAAAAGGGCAACAAGCCAACGCAGGCATTGGCACAGTACCATAGAAGAAAGGTTAAGctctgaggaggagcaggagatggagaggagagtAGAGTGGCACCACAGCAGAGCCCCAAGGCGTAGCCAGAGTCTCAGGAGCAGCAGCGTGGCCTCTACCAGGGAGAGGTCAAGAAACATGGCAGCAG GAGCGTCACAGCAACCCGATCCAGACGAGACAAGCCTGGACCTGGGGGAGCTGCAGCAGGTACTGAGGGATGAAGAATTGGCAAGAAaactgcaggaggaggaagaaaagctGTCGAGGAGG CTCTCCCATCCTTCTCCACGAagttctcagccagcgggagaCTTCAGAGTGGCACAAGTAGCTCAGGATGAG GAAATTGCACGTTTTATGCAGAAGCAGGAAATCAAGTCGAAGCGTAGATCTCGTGAGCTAGAAGGACCTGAATCATGGCGCGAGCACAGAGCCATGATGAGTCATCACGACAGAAGAGCTGcgaaagacagacag GTCCAGCGAGAGAGGCTTGACTCAGAGGGACTTCCCTCCCCCACAGAGGACTGTTCCCCAGAGACCCTGCCACCCAGCCCCATCTCCACTCTACC ACCGACCCAGCAGGTCAGAAACATCGCAGAGGAGCTGGACCCGACCTTCCAGTCCAGGAGGCTCGACACAGAGAGCCTCAGAGTGGGGCCAACAGGTTCTGTAAACAGGACGGGTCTCGCTCAGAATGAAACTCAGCAAACAATGGCTGGACACTCAGACCCTTTTCCCTTCGATGCAGGTCCAACCTGTCAGCCACTTCCTGTGCCGCAGCCCGGCCTGCGTGACTTCCTCGAGGAGCCACATTTCATCCCTCCAACAAAACGGCAAACGGACAAATCAGGACGCACTAAACCCAAAGAGAAGAGGGAAAACTGCAAGCAGCAATAA
- the ccdc187 gene encoding coiled-coil domain-containing protein 187 isoform X3, protein MDLEASHSFSSMASSSQTSDMCQCFAVLEDGVLAHNLQEQEIEKYYTTNIQKNKLVQNDIRVAKRLQDEEEEQRMHQSATLRQASRQLEAQDFEYARLIQEEIQRCAQETHRRELYDEEIAKRLQEEEKQRVRSSSRGQEGHSEGSSSDPALPSPHQHTLGFSHQGDEQYSSTTSRWQCSTSHDNVDFTEPLADSPRGLAAQKNTTPWSNQGHTDSFREIRNTLREPLSEESEDSDSVFSEQFSLLSQSLRERLNTAPPRQRASLYQPQERNYRSLCPRRSFTDELRGLEEETGESNDNYSKNSDLERRSSRIWDEERNHRAEYKSHHSGDQDRDTGLVEVRERRCSRSESVRLHDRSRHSSRDLARTWSVRENPDKHVRFRDDSRSSNRQQSESSSVWEMLGQVLLERGVPVKFGGNGAPLQIIPQRRNSQVLHGSEASYSDTQPHQRAFQRAATTRHSFHGDIRERRRSSYRENSGRDQREERDRHHYKVDHDGEASEISSRGSYFDNRERRGSRRMKEHRYDDERERTAYGCEVKRATSQRRHWHSTIEERLSSEEEQEMERRVEWHHSRAPRRSQSLRSSSVASTRERSRNMAAGASQQPDPDETSLDLGELQQVLRDEELARKLQEEEEKLSRRLSHPSPRSSQPAGDFRVAQVAQDEEIARFMQKQEIKSKRRSRELEGPESWREHRAMMSHHDRRAAKDRQVQRERLDSEGLPSPTEDCSPETLPPSPISTLPPTQQVRNIAEELDPTFQSRRLDTESLRVGPTGPTCQPLPVPQPGLRDFLEEPHFIPPTKRQTDKSGRTKPKEKRENCKQQ, encoded by the exons ATGGATCTGGAGGCCTCACATTCATTCTCTTCCATGGCCTCATCCAGCCAAACTTCAGACA TGTGCCAGTGTTTTGCTGTGCTGGAGGATGGAGTGTTGGCACACAACCTGCAGGAACAGGAAA TTGAAAAATACTACACCACCAACATCCAGAAGAACAAACTAGTCCAGAACGACATCCGTGTGGCTAAAAGGCTgcaggacgaggaggaagagcagcGGATGCATCAAAGTGCAACTCTCCGACAGGCCTCCAGACAACT TGAGGCACAAGACTTCGAGTATGCTCGTTTAATTCAGGAGGAGATCCAGCGCTGTGCTCAGGAGACCCACAGGAGAGAGCTCTATGATGAG GAAATAGCTAaacgtctgcaggaggaggagaagcagagagTCAGGAGTAGCAGCAGAGGGCAGGAGGGCCATAGTGAAG GCAGCTCCTCCGATCCTGCTCTGCCTTCCCCTCACCAGCACACACTCGGCTTCTCTCACCAAGGAGACGAGCAGTACTCATCTACCACCAGCAGGTGGCAATGTTCTACCTCTCACGACAATGTAGACTTTACTGAGCCTCTGGCTGACTCCCCCAGGGGGTTAGCagctcagaaaaacacaactccaTGGTCAAATCAAGGACACACAGATTCCTTTAGGGAAATAAGGAATACATTGAGAGAGCCTTTGAGTGAGGAGTCAGAGGACTCAGACTCAGTTTTCTCTGAGCAGTTCTCTCTCTTGTCCCAGAGTCTGAGGGAAAGACTCAACACAGCACCTCCACGACAGCGGGCATCTTTATATCAGCCACAAGAGAGAAACTACAGAAGTCTTTGCCCTCGCAGAAGCTTCACAGATGAGCTCAGAGGCTtggaggaggagacaggagaaTCCAATGATAACTATAGTAAAAATAGTGACCTAGAGAGGAGGAGCTCTAGGATTTGGGACGAGGAAAGAAACCATAGAGCGGAGTATAAGAGTCACCATAGCGGAGATCAGGATAGAGATACGGGGTTAGTTGAGGTAAGAGAAAGGCGATGTAGCCGCAGTGAATCCGTCAGGCTACATGACAGGagcagacacagcagcagagacttGGCAAGAACATGGAGCGTTAGAGAGAACCCTGACAAACATGTCCGCTTTCGGGATGACAGCAGGAGCTCGAACAGGCAGCAGAGTGAGAGCAGCAGCGTCTGGGAGATGCTGGGCCAGGTCCTCTTGGAGAGGGGTGTTCCTGTGAAGTTTGGCGGCAACGGGGCGCCACTTCAAATAATACCTCAAAGACGAAACAGTCAGGTTCTTCACGGGAGCGAGGCCTCCTACAGTGACACCCAACCACATCAGAGAGCCTTCCAGAGAGCTGCCACCACCAGGCACAGTTTCCATGGAGATatcagggagaggaggagatcaTCATACCGAGAGAACAGTGGGAGAgatcagagagaagagagagacaggcaccATTATAAAGTAGACCATGACGGGGAGGCTTCTGAGATTAGTAGTAGAGGTTCCTATTTTGATAACAGAGAAAGGCGAGGCAGTAGAAGGATGAAAGAGCACAGATATGATGATGAGAGGGAGAGGACTGCATATGGCTGTGAGGTCAAAAGGGCAACAAGCCAACGCAGGCATTGGCACAGTACCATAGAAGAAAGGTTAAGctctgaggaggagcaggagatggagaggagagtAGAGTGGCACCACAGCAGAGCCCCAAGGCGTAGCCAGAGTCTCAGGAGCAGCAGCGTGGCCTCTACCAGGGAGAGGTCAAGAAACATGGCAGCAG GAGCGTCACAGCAACCCGATCCAGACGAGACAAGCCTGGACCTGGGGGAGCTGCAGCAGGTACTGAGGGATGAAGAATTGGCAAGAAaactgcaggaggaggaagaaaagctGTCGAGGAGG CTCTCCCATCCTTCTCCACGAagttctcagccagcgggagaCTTCAGAGTGGCACAAGTAGCTCAGGATGAG GAAATTGCACGTTTTATGCAGAAGCAGGAAATCAAGTCGAAGCGTAGATCTCGTGAGCTAGAAGGACCTGAATCATGGCGCGAGCACAGAGCCATGATGAGTCATCACGACAGAAGAGCTGcgaaagacagacag GTCCAGCGAGAGAGGCTTGACTCAGAGGGACTTCCCTCCCCCACAGAGGACTGTTCCCCAGAGACCCTGCCACCCAGCCCCATCTCCACTCTACC ACCGACCCAGCAGGTCAGAAACATCGCAGAGGAGCTGGACCCGACCTTCCAGTCCAGGAGGCTCGACACAGAGAGCCTCAGAGTGGGGCCAACAG GTCCAACCTGTCAGCCACTTCCTGTGCCGCAGCCCGGCCTGCGTGACTTCCTCGAGGAGCCACATTTCATCCCTCCAACAAAACGGCAAACGGACAAATCAGGACGCACTAAACCCAAAGAGAAGAGGGAAAACTGCAAGCAGCAATAA
- the ccdc187 gene encoding coiled-coil domain-containing protein 187 isoform X4 yields the protein MDLEASHSFSSMASSSQTSDMCQCFAVLEDGVLAHNLQEQEIEKYYTTNIQKNKLVQNDIRVAKRLQDEEEEQRMHQSATLRQASRQLEAQDFEYARLIQEEIQRCAQETHRRELYDEEIAKRLQEEEKQRVRSSSRGQEGHSEGASQQPDPDETSLDLGELQQVLRDEELARKLQEEEEKLSRRLSHPSPRSSQPAGDFRVAQVAQDEEIARFMQKQEIKSKRRSRELEGPESWREHRAMMSHHDRRAAKDRQVQRERLDSEGLPSPTEDCSPETLPPSPISTLPPTQQVRNIAEELDPTFQSRRLDTESLRVGPTGSVNRTGLAQNETQQTMAGHSDPFPFDAGPTCQPLPVPQPGLRDFLEEPHFIPPTKRQTDKSGRTKPKEKRENCKQQ from the exons ATGGATCTGGAGGCCTCACATTCATTCTCTTCCATGGCCTCATCCAGCCAAACTTCAGACA TGTGCCAGTGTTTTGCTGTGCTGGAGGATGGAGTGTTGGCACACAACCTGCAGGAACAGGAAA TTGAAAAATACTACACCACCAACATCCAGAAGAACAAACTAGTCCAGAACGACATCCGTGTGGCTAAAAGGCTgcaggacgaggaggaagagcagcGGATGCATCAAAGTGCAACTCTCCGACAGGCCTCCAGACAACT TGAGGCACAAGACTTCGAGTATGCTCGTTTAATTCAGGAGGAGATCCAGCGCTGTGCTCAGGAGACCCACAGGAGAGAGCTCTATGATGAG GAAATAGCTAaacgtctgcaggaggaggagaagcagagagTCAGGAGTAGCAGCAGAGGGCAGGAGGGCCATAGTGAAG GAGCGTCACAGCAACCCGATCCAGACGAGACAAGCCTGGACCTGGGGGAGCTGCAGCAGGTACTGAGGGATGAAGAATTGGCAAGAAaactgcaggaggaggaagaaaagctGTCGAGGAGG CTCTCCCATCCTTCTCCACGAagttctcagccagcgggagaCTTCAGAGTGGCACAAGTAGCTCAGGATGAG GAAATTGCACGTTTTATGCAGAAGCAGGAAATCAAGTCGAAGCGTAGATCTCGTGAGCTAGAAGGACCTGAATCATGGCGCGAGCACAGAGCCATGATGAGTCATCACGACAGAAGAGCTGcgaaagacagacag GTCCAGCGAGAGAGGCTTGACTCAGAGGGACTTCCCTCCCCCACAGAGGACTGTTCCCCAGAGACCCTGCCACCCAGCCCCATCTCCACTCTACC ACCGACCCAGCAGGTCAGAAACATCGCAGAGGAGCTGGACCCGACCTTCCAGTCCAGGAGGCTCGACACAGAGAGCCTCAGAGTGGGGCCAACAGGTTCTGTAAACAGGACGGGTCTCGCTCAGAATGAAACTCAGCAAACAATGGCTGGACACTCAGACCCTTTTCCCTTCGATGCAGGTCCAACCTGTCAGCCACTTCCTGTGCCGCAGCCCGGCCTGCGTGACTTCCTCGAGGAGCCACATTTCATCCCTCCAACAAAACGGCAAACGGACAAATCAGGACGCACTAAACCCAAAGAGAAGAGGGAAAACTGCAAGCAGCAATAA